The proteins below are encoded in one region of Myxococcales bacterium:
- a CDS encoding SEC-C domain-containing protein: MRARYAAYALGEVDFVLNSHTPEAGKDVDREQTEAWSKSAKWLGLEVLATDAGGPSDETGTVEFVARYKIKNVTLEHRERAKFEKREGKWLFADAEQIAGPPVKNEGPRIGRNDPCTCGSGKKFKKCCGKAA; encoded by the coding sequence ATGCGAGCGCGCTACGCGGCGTATGCCCTGGGCGAGGTGGACTTCGTTCTGAACTCCCACACGCCGGAGGCCGGCAAGGACGTCGACCGCGAGCAGACGGAGGCGTGGAGCAAGAGCGCCAAGTGGCTCGGGTTGGAGGTGCTGGCGACCGACGCCGGCGGACCGAGCGACGAGACGGGCACGGTCGAGTTCGTCGCTCGTTACAAGATCAAGAACGTCACGCTCGAGCACCGTGAGCGCGCCAAGTTCGAGAAGCGGGAAGGCAAGTGGTTGTTTGCTGACGCCGAGCAAATTGCCGGACCGCCCGTGAAGAACGAAGGCCCGCGCATCGGGCGCAACGATCCGTGCACCTGCGGCAGCGGCAAGAAGTTCAAGAAGTGTTGCGGCAAAGCCGCGTGA
- a CDS encoding alpha/beta fold hydrolase, which produces MPMHVDPTGMLGVARTTNVGGTSIAWGELGSGPPLLMLHGLGDSHRTWRRVVPLLAARHRVLMPDLPGHGLSGRPDAPYTLAWYARTLDGFLDSLGVERVRVVGHSFGGGIAQWLLLENSPRIERLVLVASGGLGREVGVGMRLAAFPVLGPLIAPVAMNLGTRAMMNFAAGEMGNPEPEEIDRLAWMNSAPGSARAFTRTVSGCVDVFGQYLATWDRIHEVPRLPPLALHWGTHDPIIPLHHGIRARQCLEGAELLTYPGVGHFPHLDRATAFAAEVGRFFDERTEPPRPVLLQVPASLERRGAVVRFLVRVGGALRRALRRTAA; this is translated from the coding sequence ATGCCGATGCACGTCGACCCGACTGGGATGCTGGGCGTAGCGAGGACAACGAACGTGGGGGGCACGTCGATCGCCTGGGGTGAGCTGGGCTCGGGTCCACCGCTGCTCATGCTGCACGGGCTTGGTGACTCGCATCGCACCTGGCGACGTGTCGTGCCCCTGCTCGCCGCAAGGCATCGGGTCCTCATGCCGGATCTGCCGGGCCACGGACTGTCGGGTCGCCCCGACGCCCCGTACACACTGGCCTGGTACGCCCGCACCCTCGACGGATTCCTGGACTCCCTCGGAGTCGAGCGGGTGCGGGTCGTTGGGCACTCGTTTGGCGGGGGCATTGCGCAGTGGCTGCTCCTGGAAAACTCCCCGCGCATCGAGCGGCTGGTGCTCGTTGCCTCGGGAGGTCTGGGGCGCGAAGTGGGCGTGGGCATGCGGCTGGCTGCTTTCCCGGTGCTCGGGCCGTTGATCGCACCGGTGGCCATGAACCTCGGGACGCGCGCGATGATGAACTTCGCGGCGGGCGAGATGGGCAACCCGGAGCCCGAGGAGATCGACCGCCTCGCCTGGATGAACTCCGCACCCGGCAGCGCCCGGGCCTTCACCCGCACGGTGTCCGGTTGTGTGGACGTATTCGGTCAGTACCTCGCGACCTGGGATCGCATCCACGAGGTGCCTCGCCTGCCACCGCTCGCCCTGCACTGGGGCACGCACGACCCGATCATCCCGCTCCACCATGGCATTCGTGCTCGGCAATGCCTCGAGGGTGCGGAGCTCCTGACTTACCCGGGGGTCGGGCATTTCCCGCATCTGGACCGCGCCACAGCCTTTGCGGCCGAGGTCGGGCGTTTCTTCGACGAGCGCACCGAGCCCCCACGCCCGGTGCTGCTTCAGGTGCCCGCCTCCCTCGAGCGGCGAGGCGCCGTCGTGCGTTTCTTGGTTCGCGTGGGTGGCGCGCTCCGCCGAGCGCTGAGACGGACCGCGGCTTGA
- a CDS encoding M15 family metallopeptidase, with product MSIFRRLACGGLVLTALVSALPETGWAGAKKGATARRAEATRRASGKKKSGKTCKREKPRSFLVRKNFMKNGQLRPAVHQKALRFRAERYGWVEGAGLDAYAEHSAISQAAETTFMGLRIRLHKKVVPKLRCVERTIRTKCSGKGRRYVPRAIGGFREANTYRGGEVSNHMFGIAIDIDPDRNPCCGCVDPWPSHRACQGQKKSVYEKTELTSCWIGAFEQHGFHWLGHDSLEDTMHFEYLGDPDR from the coding sequence ATGTCGATCTTTCGCCGCCTCGCGTGCGGGGGCCTCGTGCTCACCGCGCTCGTCAGCGCACTACCGGAAACGGGGTGGGCCGGGGCGAAGAAGGGCGCTACCGCGCGCCGGGCCGAGGCGACGCGACGTGCGAGCGGCAAGAAGAAGTCCGGCAAGACGTGCAAGCGCGAGAAGCCCAGGTCGTTCTTGGTGCGGAAGAATTTCATGAAGAACGGCCAGCTCCGGCCGGCTGTGCACCAGAAGGCGCTGCGCTTCCGCGCGGAGCGCTACGGCTGGGTCGAAGGTGCGGGTCTGGACGCCTACGCCGAGCACAGCGCCATCTCACAGGCCGCGGAGACGACCTTCATGGGGCTGCGCATCCGCTTGCACAAGAAGGTCGTACCCAAGCTGCGCTGTGTCGAGCGCACCATTCGTACGAAATGCAGCGGTAAGGGCAGGCGCTACGTGCCCCGCGCCATCGGCGGCTTTCGCGAGGCGAACACCTATCGTGGGGGTGAGGTCTCCAACCACATGTTCGGGATCGCCATCGACATCGATCCCGATCGCAACCCGTGCTGCGGGTGCGTCGACCCGTGGCCCAGCCATCGCGCCTGCCAGGGGCAGAAGAAGAGCGTCTACGAAAAGACCGAGCTCACCTCGTGCTGGATCGGCGCGTTCGAGCAGCACGGGTTTCACTGGCTCGGTCACGACTCGCTCGAAGACACCATGCACTTCGAGTACCTTGGCGATCCAGATCGCTGA
- a CDS encoding tetratricopeptide repeat protein — protein sequence MESSKPTRGPLPLSDHYRPTVPAPKVPLPAAAHQPKPAPRPDRASFSDEDPTAVFPKAARLPAEGDALHGRRGAQSVETRKPSSPPPKVSASPPLRERGPPPPFGDGPPPIPRDDSRAFRMSQLPRGDDSRRDDSRSFRMSQLPRGDDSRAFRMSQLARKRPKGRPGEPTVLMVGAPETLGAAIEPALARHRVQVIRCRAQEVSDAVIYLAPDLVVLAGEAAQDSGQHILRALSLSPQSSVVPVAILDDNTELEARLRAFRHGAAAVIPRSASMDEMAERIATLAREIPERETETLGDIGEATLQELVEALGHELRTGILSVRPSGDGSQAVRIVLGGGRALTDTIDDFVARVREHIVTAEPLQYEFDERAAGTVQLLGSLDDGPVDERVDVKGLRVVLADDDAARADAVAQELRERGVDVVVTDLDPSEVRFHRIRTMDPAVLLIGEQQAHGDGYELMRRMRRDTRLRWASLLVVRWEEVWSEERAVPAIERILGTLSALAEPERALAERADSRAAFDTRFEITGPARLIRGLAAATTAVRATIQNPRLRVRIDVSEGLVVGASGEVLLPEQRDLSGPVALAALMVVSSGRVHVEPTEQPATTNLMTTPDVALNMADAEPPPIPPSMPMPAAQERPHRRRSERPPLSTASRRKRKSQNALGTLGYGAAGLVGVLVVGLVVALAMNKRESPKPASTMVVRELAPATSASAAPNSTTKRAMIAKPPPVTIQEPAAIPQEEADALTQAPTCEKLLGNMPPSPGVYPGAAYDQVRGARKELARGDMDAAAGAYCRAIRFDPKNQEAHAGLARVLLGRRDAKAAVQWAREAVKLKPEDSGAQLLLGDALALSGDLEKAADPLLLGNGIAVSDQAGREKLVQAQLKLGTEAARKQDNAAAERAYRRALVLSPERGVAAAGIARALLEQGHFKAAVQWGSRATQLDPKSALAFVTLGDAHSKNGDKSQASAAWKKAAELDPNDPAARARAMTSE from the coding sequence ATGGAGTCATCCAAACCCACTCGTGGGCCGCTGCCGCTATCGGACCACTATCGGCCGACGGTGCCCGCGCCCAAGGTCCCGCTGCCCGCCGCTGCGCACCAACCAAAACCGGCGCCGCGCCCGGATCGCGCCTCGTTCTCGGACGAAGATCCGACGGCGGTGTTTCCGAAAGCCGCGCGCTTGCCGGCAGAGGGCGACGCCTTGCATGGGCGCCGCGGGGCTCAGAGCGTGGAGACCAGAAAGCCGAGCTCTCCGCCTCCGAAGGTCTCCGCATCGCCGCCGCTGCGCGAACGGGGTCCCCCGCCGCCGTTCGGTGACGGCCCTCCTCCGATCCCACGCGACGACTCGCGCGCGTTCCGCATGAGTCAATTGCCACGCGGCGACGACTCGCGGCGCGACGACTCGCGCTCGTTCCGCATGAGTCAACTGCCGCGCGGCGACGACTCGCGCGCGTTTCGGATGAGCCAGCTCGCCCGGAAACGTCCAAAGGGGCGTCCTGGCGAACCCACGGTGCTCATGGTCGGTGCGCCAGAGACTCTGGGCGCGGCCATCGAGCCGGCCCTCGCGCGCCATCGAGTGCAGGTGATCCGCTGTCGCGCACAAGAGGTCTCCGACGCCGTCATCTATCTGGCCCCCGACCTCGTGGTCCTCGCCGGCGAAGCCGCGCAAGACTCGGGTCAACACATCTTGAGGGCGCTCTCGCTGTCCCCACAGAGCAGCGTGGTTCCGGTCGCGATCCTCGACGACAACACCGAGCTCGAGGCCCGGCTCCGCGCCTTTCGTCACGGCGCCGCGGCCGTGATCCCCCGCTCCGCCAGCATGGACGAGATGGCCGAGCGCATCGCGACCTTGGCGCGGGAGATCCCCGAACGCGAGACGGAGACCCTGGGCGACATCGGTGAAGCCACGCTGCAAGAGCTGGTCGAGGCGCTCGGGCACGAGCTGCGTACGGGCATCCTGAGTGTGCGTCCATCTGGCGACGGCTCGCAGGCCGTGCGCATCGTGCTCGGCGGCGGCCGCGCGTTGACGGATACCATCGACGACTTCGTGGCGCGCGTGAGGGAACACATCGTCACTGCCGAACCGCTGCAATACGAGTTCGACGAACGAGCTGCGGGCACCGTGCAGCTCCTGGGTTCGCTGGACGATGGACCTGTCGATGAACGTGTGGACGTCAAGGGCCTGCGCGTCGTGCTGGCCGATGACGATGCTGCGCGCGCCGATGCCGTGGCACAGGAGCTCCGCGAACGTGGCGTGGATGTGGTCGTCACCGATCTCGATCCGAGTGAAGTGCGCTTCCACCGCATTCGCACCATGGACCCCGCGGTGCTCTTGATCGGTGAACAGCAGGCCCACGGCGACGGCTACGAGCTGATGCGTCGCATGCGCCGCGACACACGCCTGCGCTGGGCGTCACTCCTGGTGGTGCGCTGGGAAGAGGTGTGGTCGGAGGAGCGCGCCGTGCCCGCCATCGAGCGCATCCTGGGCACACTCTCGGCGCTGGCCGAGCCCGAGCGTGCGTTGGCCGAGCGGGCCGACTCGCGCGCGGCCTTCGACACTCGCTTCGAGATCACCGGCCCTGCGCGCTTGATCCGCGGTCTTGCGGCGGCGACCACGGCCGTGCGCGCCACGATCCAGAATCCCCGCCTGCGCGTGCGCATCGACGTGTCGGAAGGACTGGTGGTGGGTGCCAGCGGCGAGGTGCTGCTGCCGGAGCAGCGGGATCTCTCGGGGCCCGTCGCACTCGCCGCGCTGATGGTGGTCTCCAGCGGTCGGGTCCACGTCGAACCAACGGAGCAGCCGGCAACGACCAACCTGATGACGACGCCGGACGTCGCGCTGAACATGGCGGACGCCGAGCCACCGCCGATTCCACCGAGCATGCCGATGCCGGCGGCGCAGGAGCGACCCCATCGCCGACGCTCCGAAAGGCCGCCGCTCTCGACGGCGAGCCGACGCAAGAGGAAGTCCCAGAATGCCCTCGGCACCTTGGGCTACGGCGCTGCGGGCCTGGTCGGCGTGCTCGTCGTCGGCCTGGTCGTCGCGCTCGCGATGAACAAGCGCGAGAGCCCGAAGCCGGCGAGCACGATGGTGGTGCGGGAGTTGGCACCCGCGACCAGTGCGAGCGCCGCGCCGAACTCCACGACCAAACGAGCCATGATCGCCAAACCGCCGCCGGTCACGATCCAGGAACCCGCCGCGATACCCCAGGAAGAAGCTGACGCGCTGACCCAGGCGCCGACCTGCGAGAAGCTGCTCGGCAACATGCCGCCGAGCCCCGGCGTCTACCCCGGTGCTGCCTACGACCAGGTTCGCGGCGCGCGCAAGGAGCTAGCCCGGGGCGACATGGACGCGGCAGCCGGCGCGTACTGTCGTGCGATTCGCTTCGACCCCAAGAACCAAGAGGCCCACGCCGGCCTCGCGCGGGTGTTACTGGGCCGTCGGGACGCAAAGGCCGCGGTGCAATGGGCGCGCGAGGCCGTGAAGCTGAAGCCCGAGGACTCGGGCGCACAACTCTTGCTCGGCGACGCCCTCGCATTGTCGGGTGATCTCGAGAAGGCCGCGGATCCCCTCCTGCTGGGCAACGGCATCGCCGTCTCGGACCAGGCCGGGCGCGAGAAGCTGGTCCAGGCCCAGCTGAAGCTCGGGACGGAAGCCGCGCGAAAGCAGGACAACGCCGCGGCCGAGCGCGCGTATCGGCGAGCCCTCGTTCTGTCACCGGAGCGTGGGGTGGCGGCAGCCGGCATCGCTCGGGCGCTGCTCGAGCAGGGACATTTCAAGGCCGCGGTCCAGTGGGGCAGTCGAGCGACTCAGCTCGATCCCAAGTCCGCGCTGGCGTTCGTGACGTTGGGCGATGCGCACTCGAAGAACGGCGACAAGAGTCAGGCGTCCGCGGCTTGGAAGAAGGCGGCGGAGCTCGATCCCAACGATCCGGCCGCACGCGCCCGGGCAATGACCAGCGAGTGA
- a CDS encoding group 1 truncated hemoglobin, giving the protein MKLYEELGEARLRAIIDRFVDRVADDVMIGFFFKNVDRARLKQREYEHAARHLGADVPYTGRPLDVAHAPHPIMGGQFMRRLVLLKTTLEEHAVPAHIIEHWITHTERLRPLVTRDTDGECHPGVAAERVREHYASLGLEKKETS; this is encoded by the coding sequence ATGAAGCTTTACGAAGAGCTGGGGGAGGCGCGTCTGCGCGCCATCATCGATCGTTTCGTGGATCGAGTCGCCGACGACGTGATGATCGGCTTCTTCTTCAAGAACGTCGACCGCGCTCGGCTCAAACAGCGGGAATACGAACACGCGGCTCGGCATTTGGGTGCCGACGTCCCCTACACCGGACGCCCTCTGGACGTGGCTCACGCGCCACACCCGATCATGGGCGGGCAGTTCATGCGCCGGCTCGTACTGCTGAAGACCACACTCGAGGAGCACGCGGTGCCCGCTCACATCATCGAGCATTGGATCACTCACACCGAACGACTGCGCCCGCTGGTCACGCGCGACACGGACGGCGAGTGCCACCCCGGTGTCGCCGCCGAACGCGTGCGCGAGCACTACGCTTCTCTGGGACTCGAAAAGAAGGAAACGTCATGA
- a CDS encoding inositol monophosphatase, translating into MLRQSRVTPGQLEQIALSVAREAGAVALSGFRRRMDVAEKGIHDLVTEFDLASERLIRARLSELTPDLAVVGEEEGGNRAGECVWYCDPIDGTTNYAHGHPIWCVSIGLIEGELPVAGAVVAPALGLEWSGHRDGPALRNGERCSVSDTRSLEQSLLATGFPRDRGHAPGNNFAAFTRVKQACQGVRRCGAAAMDLCWVADGTYDGYWERSLNPWDLAAGSAIVLAAGGRLSHLNGGPTRLAEGHMIASNGHIHEALAARVLEPA; encoded by the coding sequence GTGTTGCGGCAAAGCCGCGTGACACCGGGACAGCTGGAGCAGATTGCGCTCTCGGTAGCGCGAGAGGCTGGAGCCGTGGCGCTGAGCGGGTTCCGCCGGCGCATGGACGTGGCGGAGAAGGGCATCCACGATCTGGTGACCGAGTTCGACCTGGCGTCGGAGCGGTTGATCCGCGCACGCCTCTCGGAGCTCACTCCCGACCTGGCAGTGGTCGGGGAAGAAGAGGGCGGTAACCGCGCCGGCGAGTGTGTCTGGTATTGCGACCCCATCGACGGCACGACGAACTACGCACACGGTCACCCGATCTGGTGCGTGAGCATCGGCCTGATCGAGGGGGAGCTTCCGGTTGCGGGGGCGGTGGTGGCCCCAGCCCTCGGCCTCGAATGGAGCGGGCACCGCGACGGACCGGCGCTCCGCAACGGAGAGCGGTGCAGCGTCAGCGATACCCGGTCCCTCGAACAGTCGCTGCTCGCCACGGGATTTCCGCGGGATCGCGGCCATGCGCCGGGCAACAACTTCGCAGCATTCACTCGGGTCAAGCAGGCTTGCCAGGGGGTCCGGCGCTGTGGCGCTGCAGCCATGGATCTGTGCTGGGTCGCTGACGGGACGTACGACGGATACTGGGAACGCAGCCTGAACCCATGGGATCTGGCGGCGGGATCGGCGATCGTTCTGGCGGCGGGTGGGCGCTTGTCCCACCTGAACGGCGGTCCGACGCGCTTGGCAGAAGGACACATGATCGCCAGCAACGGCCACATCCACGAGGCGCTCGCCGCCAGGGTGCTCGAACCCGCTTGA
- a CDS encoding FAD-dependent oxidoreductase, giving the protein MSKPIPTERSESVFSDFKHEYAPHQAAVEANRCLYCSDAPCTKACPTHIDVPEFIRKIATENVKGSARTIFDANILGMSCARVCPVEVLCVGDCVYNAMGVPPIQIGKLQRYATDQAYEKGWRFFEAGKPTGKSVGLIGAGPASLAAAHELRRMGHACTIYEKREVIGGLNTTGVAPYKMRADRSVDEAEWVLAIGGIDVKTGVEIGKSHAFEELEKKHDAVFVGVGLGPDTRLGVPGEELPGIHGAVELIERMKLGKLPLQGVKHALVIGGGNTAIDGVRELMVLGVPNVTLVYRGQEPKMPGYRHEWSAAREAGVSALFQAVPVAFEGSGKVERARCVRMDENKKPIAGSEFNVAAELVLMAIGQSTLGEQLASLGHRDQKGSGRHRRTRCHRAQGLVRRRRLSQRWQRSRERRGRRQGRGAGHSLALGRQKCLI; this is encoded by the coding sequence ATGTCGAAGCCGATACCGACCGAGCGGAGCGAGAGCGTCTTCAGCGACTTCAAGCACGAGTACGCGCCGCACCAGGCTGCGGTCGAGGCGAACCGATGCCTCTACTGCTCTGACGCGCCTTGTACCAAGGCCTGCCCCACGCACATCGACGTGCCGGAGTTCATCCGCAAGATCGCCACGGAGAACGTCAAGGGTTCGGCCCGCACCATCTTCGACGCGAACATCCTGGGCATGAGCTGCGCGCGGGTCTGCCCGGTCGAGGTCCTGTGTGTTGGCGACTGCGTCTACAACGCCATGGGTGTGCCGCCGATCCAGATCGGCAAGCTGCAGCGGTACGCCACCGACCAGGCCTACGAGAAGGGCTGGCGCTTCTTCGAAGCTGGCAAGCCGACCGGCAAGAGTGTGGGGCTGATCGGCGCAGGCCCGGCCTCCCTCGCGGCGGCCCACGAGCTTCGGCGTATGGGCCATGCCTGCACCATCTACGAAAAGCGAGAGGTCATCGGTGGCCTCAACACCACCGGTGTCGCCCCCTACAAAATGCGCGCAGATCGCTCGGTCGACGAGGCCGAGTGGGTGCTCGCCATCGGGGGCATCGACGTGAAAACCGGCGTCGAAATCGGCAAGTCGCACGCGTTCGAAGAGCTCGAGAAGAAACACGACGCCGTCTTCGTGGGTGTCGGGCTCGGTCCGGACACCCGCCTCGGGGTGCCAGGCGAAGAGCTGCCGGGTATCCACGGCGCCGTCGAGCTGATCGAACGCATGAAACTCGGCAAGCTGCCGCTGCAAGGCGTGAAACACGCGCTCGTGATCGGCGGCGGCAATACTGCAATCGATGGTGTGCGCGAGCTGATGGTGCTCGGTGTGCCGAACGTCACTCTCGTCTACCGTGGACAAGAGCCGAAGATGCCGGGGTACCGCCACGAGTGGAGCGCGGCGCGGGAGGCAGGGGTCTCCGCGTTGTTCCAGGCCGTGCCCGTCGCCTTCGAGGGCAGCGGCAAGGTCGAGCGCGCGCGGTGTGTGCGCATGGACGAAAACAAGAAGCCAATCGCGGGCAGTGAGTTCAACGTGGCTGCGGAGCTCGTGCTGATGGCCATCGGTCAGTCCACGCTCGGTGAGCAGCTTGCCTCACTCGGGCATCGAGATCAAAAAGGGTCGGGTCGTCACCGACGAACACGGTGCCACCGGGCGCAAGGGCTGGTACGCCGGCGGCGACTGTCGCAACGGTGGCAAAGAAGTCGTGAACGCCGCGGCCGAAGGCAAGGCCGCGGCGCAGGCCATTCACTCGCACTTGGGAGGCAAAAATGCCTGATCTGA
- the preA gene encoding NAD-dependent dihydropyrimidine dehydrogenase subunit PreA: protein MPDLTTNCAGIRSPNPFWLASAPPANSGGQVQRAFDAGWGGAVWKTLGQPIQNVSSRFGAINYSGTRAIGFNNIELITDRSLEVNFREIYETKKKFPKHAVVVSLMVETQEEWKDIIKRSIDAGADGLELNFGCPHGMCERGMGSAVGQEPLVNERITSWAVEYSTVPVLVKLTPNVSDVLPHGLAAQKGGAHGVSLINTIKSIIAVDIDRFVPEPRVGSLSTNGGYCGAAVKPIALHMLARLTRSGEFKIPVSGIGGITNWRDAVEFMLLGASSVQVCTEVMLKGYRIVEDMIEGLDEYMASHGFDTLDQLVGKAVPAFSEWGDLDLNYETIAKIDAKKCIGCQLCVVACHDGAHQCIHQSKETNGDATRVPVIDESECVGCNLCKIVCPVPDCISMVPVDNGFAPATWNQHVTEGLPLRPKKGAH, encoded by the coding sequence ATGCCTGATCTGACCACGAACTGCGCGGGCATCCGCTCGCCGAATCCGTTCTGGCTCGCCTCGGCGCCGCCAGCCAACTCCGGCGGCCAGGTGCAGCGTGCGTTCGACGCGGGCTGGGGCGGCGCGGTGTGGAAGACGCTGGGGCAGCCGATTCAGAACGTGTCGAGCCGCTTCGGTGCCATCAACTACTCGGGCACGCGGGCCATCGGTTTCAACAACATCGAGCTCATCACCGACCGTTCGTTGGAGGTGAACTTCCGCGAGATCTACGAGACCAAGAAGAAGTTCCCGAAACACGCCGTGGTCGTCTCGCTGATGGTCGAGACGCAGGAAGAGTGGAAGGACATCATCAAGCGCTCGATCGACGCCGGCGCCGACGGCCTCGAGCTCAACTTTGGCTGCCCCCATGGCATGTGTGAGCGCGGCATGGGCTCCGCAGTCGGCCAGGAACCACTGGTCAACGAGCGCATCACCTCCTGGGCCGTCGAGTACTCGACGGTGCCGGTGCTCGTGAAGCTGACGCCCAACGTCTCGGATGTCTTGCCCCACGGCCTGGCGGCCCAGAAGGGCGGCGCGCACGGCGTCTCTCTGATCAACACCATCAAGAGCATCATCGCCGTCGACATCGACCGCTTCGTGCCGGAGCCGCGCGTCGGCTCCCTCAGCACCAACGGCGGCTACTGTGGCGCTGCGGTCAAACCCATCGCACTCCACATGCTCGCGCGCCTCACCCGCTCCGGCGAGTTCAAGATCCCGGTCAGCGGCATCGGCGGCATCACCAACTGGCGGGACGCGGTCGAGTTCATGCTGCTCGGCGCCTCGAGCGTGCAGGTCTGCACCGAGGTCATGCTCAAGGGCTACCGCATCGTCGAGGACATGATCGAAGGCCTCGACGAGTACATGGCCAGCCACGGCTTCGACACGCTGGATCAGCTGGTGGGGAAAGCTGTGCCGGCCTTCTCGGAGTGGGGAGATCTGGACCTCAACTACGAGACCATCGCCAAGATCGACGCCAAGAAGTGCATCGGCTGCCAGCTGTGTGTGGTGGCGTGTCACGACGGCGCGCATCAGTGCATTCACCAGTCCAAAGAGACGAACGGCGACGCCACGCGAGTGCCGGTCATCGACGAGAGTGAGTGTGTGGGCTGCAACCTGTGCAAGATCGTGTGCCCGGTGCCCGACTGCATCAGCATGGTGCCGGTCGACAACGGCTTCGCCCCGGCGACCTGGAACCAGCACGTCACCGAGGGGTTGCCGCTGCGGCCAAAAAAGGGCGCGCACTGA
- a CDS encoding PilZ domain-containing protein translates to MTDERRIAQRHSAYIGAEIDTGEGPVKAAITHDGSATGLLLLTRASLEVGQAVKLAVFLMEGGAHSVSGKVVRRDALTADENTLWRSKVAVALDEESPELASAFTELAAQQAKIYGKD, encoded by the coding sequence ATGACCGACGAACGTCGCATTGCCCAACGACACTCCGCTTACATTGGCGCCGAGATTGACACCGGCGAAGGGCCAGTCAAAGCCGCCATCACGCATGACGGGAGCGCGACGGGACTTCTGCTCTTGACCCGCGCGTCGCTCGAGGTCGGTCAGGCCGTGAAGCTTGCGGTCTTCCTGATGGAAGGGGGCGCACATTCGGTGTCGGGCAAGGTGGTGCGACGTGACGCGCTGACCGCGGACGAGAACACCCTCTGGCGCAGCAAGGTCGCGGTGGCGCTGGACGAAGAGAGCCCCGAGCTTGCGTCAGCCTTCACTGAGCTGGCGGCGCAGCAGGCGAAGATCTACGGCAAGGACTGA